From a single Arthrobacter sp. SLBN-112 genomic region:
- a CDS encoding DNA topoisomerase IB produces the protein MRLRHSNASGRGYRRVPAGKGFSYRDLDGSTLPPGPIRDRLENIGIPPAWTDVWIAPFENGHIQATGVDAVGRRQYIYHPEWRERKDRVKFDRSLQLAESLPAARRRVTMDLRSEGFTRERVLAGAFRMLDSGSLRVGSERYTNENGSRGLATLLCAHVQVRKDRILLRFPAKSGKDWESEIRDPDLAVLLRLLKRRGPNARLLAYKEGRTWRPVTSADINAYVKERTGSDFTAKDFRTLRGTVAAAASLASTGPQRTAAKRKRAISRAMHDAAETLGNTPSIARKSYVDPRVLDNYHAGETIDPKRLDSAESELRALLYREGKVVALAAN, from the coding sequence ATGAGGCTCCGGCACAGCAACGCCTCGGGCCGCGGCTACCGCAGGGTGCCGGCCGGCAAAGGCTTCAGTTACCGCGACCTGGACGGCTCCACCCTGCCGCCCGGTCCCATCCGCGACCGGCTGGAGAACATCGGCATCCCGCCGGCATGGACCGACGTGTGGATTGCCCCGTTTGAAAACGGCCACATCCAGGCAACGGGCGTGGATGCGGTGGGCCGGCGCCAGTACATCTACCATCCCGAGTGGCGTGAGCGTAAGGACCGGGTGAAGTTCGACCGGTCCCTCCAGCTGGCCGAATCGCTGCCTGCCGCCCGCCGCCGGGTCACCATGGACCTGCGCAGCGAGGGCTTCACAAGGGAACGGGTCCTGGCGGGGGCGTTCCGGATGCTGGACAGCGGATCCCTGCGGGTCGGGTCTGAACGGTACACCAACGAGAACGGCAGCCGGGGACTGGCCACGCTGCTGTGCGCCCACGTCCAGGTGCGCAAGGACCGGATCCTGCTGCGCTTCCCGGCCAAGAGCGGCAAGGACTGGGAATCGGAAATCCGCGACCCCGACCTCGCCGTCCTGCTGCGACTGCTCAAGCGCCGCGGGCCCAATGCCCGGCTCCTGGCCTACAAGGAGGGCAGGACCTGGCGTCCGGTGACCAGCGCGGACATCAACGCCTACGTGAAGGAACGGACGGGCTCGGACTTCACCGCCAAGGACTTCCGCACCCTTCGCGGCACGGTGGCGGCGGCGGCAAGCCTGGCCAGCACCGGCCCCCAGCGTACGGCGGCCAAACGGAAGCGGGCCATCAGCCGGGCCATGCACGACGCCGCGGAGACGCTGGGAAACACGCCCTCCATCGCCCGCAAGAGCTACGTGGACCCCCGCGTCCTGGACAACTATCACGCGGGCGAAACCATCGACCCCAAGCGCTTGGACTCGGCTGAGTCCGAGCTGCGGGCGCTCCTGTACCGCGAGGGCAAGGTGGTGGCCCTGGCCGCCAACTAG
- the gabT gene encoding 4-aminobutyrate--2-oxoglutarate transaminase produces the protein MTTTASDITYRLEQKRNVQADFPGPKSVALTERRKSVVAAGVASSVPVYVADADGGIIHDVDGNSFIDLGSGIAVTSVGASDPAVVGAVKEAVEHFTHTCFMVTPYEGYVAVAEQLNRLTPGDHEKRTVLFNSGAEAVENAVKVARLATGRDAVVAFDHAYHGRTNLTMALTAKAMPYKTNFGPFAPEVYRMPMSYPYREENPAITGAEAAKRAITMIEKQIGGDQVAAIIIEPIQGEGGFIVPAEGFLPALAAWAKDKGIVFIADEVQSGFCRTGEWFAVNHEGVVPDILTMAKGIAGGMPLSAITGRADLLDAVHPGGLGGTYGGNPVACAAALASIGSMEEYNLNGRARHIEELALGRLRDLQTELAAAGTAVIGDVRGRGAMLAVELVQAGSKEPNPELTKAVAAACLKEGVIILTCGTYGNVIRLLPPLVITDELLNDGLDVLAAAIKANA, from the coding sequence ATGACCACCACCGCATCAGACATCACCTACCGCCTGGAGCAGAAGCGCAACGTCCAGGCCGACTTCCCGGGCCCCAAGTCCGTGGCACTGACCGAACGCCGCAAGTCCGTGGTGGCTGCCGGCGTCGCCTCCAGCGTCCCGGTCTACGTTGCAGACGCCGACGGCGGGATCATCCACGACGTCGACGGCAACTCCTTCATCGACCTCGGCTCCGGCATTGCCGTGACCAGCGTGGGAGCGTCCGATCCCGCCGTCGTCGGTGCCGTCAAGGAAGCCGTGGAGCACTTCACCCACACCTGCTTCATGGTCACCCCCTACGAAGGCTACGTGGCGGTCGCCGAGCAGCTGAACCGCCTCACCCCGGGCGACCACGAGAAGCGCACCGTCCTCTTCAACTCGGGCGCCGAAGCCGTGGAAAACGCCGTCAAGGTAGCCCGCCTGGCAACCGGCCGGGACGCCGTCGTCGCCTTCGACCACGCCTACCACGGCCGTACCAACCTGACCATGGCGCTGACCGCCAAGGCCATGCCGTACAAGACCAACTTCGGGCCGTTCGCGCCCGAGGTGTACCGGATGCCCATGAGCTACCCGTACCGCGAGGAAAACCCCGCCATCACCGGTGCCGAGGCCGCCAAGCGCGCCATCACCATGATCGAGAAGCAGATCGGCGGCGACCAGGTGGCCGCGATCATCATCGAGCCCATCCAGGGTGAGGGCGGCTTCATCGTCCCGGCCGAAGGCTTCCTCCCCGCGCTGGCCGCCTGGGCCAAGGACAAGGGCATCGTCTTCATCGCGGACGAGGTCCAGTCCGGCTTCTGCCGCACCGGTGAATGGTTCGCCGTGAACCACGAGGGCGTTGTCCCGGACATCCTGACGATGGCCAAGGGCATCGCCGGCGGCATGCCGCTGTCCGCCATCACCGGCCGCGCGGACCTGCTGGACGCCGTGCACCCGGGCGGACTCGGCGGCACCTACGGCGGAAACCCGGTGGCCTGCGCCGCAGCCCTCGCCTCCATCGGATCCATGGAGGAGTACAACCTGAACGGCCGCGCCCGCCACATCGAGGAACTCGCCCTCGGGCGGCTCCGCGACCTGCAGACCGAACTCGCCGCTGCCGGCACCGCCGTGATCGGTGACGTCCGCGGCCGCGGCGCCATGCTCGCCGTCGAACTTGTCCAGGCCGGCTCCAAGGAGCCCAACCCGGAACTGACCAAAGCTGTTGCCGCCGCCTGCCTCAAGGAAGGCGTCATCATCCTCACCTGCGGCACCTACGGCAACGTCATCCGCCTGCTGCCGCCGCTGGTCATTACCGACGAGCTGCTGAACGACGGCCTGGATGTCCTGGCCGCCGCCATCAAGGCCAACGCTTAA
- a CDS encoding PucR family transcriptional regulator, whose amino-acid sequence MAISLAALVGVSSLKLSKAGVAETTWNQDINWVAVTELEDPQRFLNGGELVLTTGLRLRSAPEQRRFVRQVQRAGAVGIGFGVGLSHEAVPPALLAEANRWGLPVVEVPYETPFIAITKLVADAQSADHYAKLERLIAGHQVLARALLTGGGVAELLKNLGGMLRTDVALTQFTAQLYNSSTASPSADTWSSYPVPTGRRDACTLWVRQPFEDTGIIGYAQNLISVELNNMVKQRQAQRALCGQVLEDVIHGALETSEAQRRLAGVGVNSTRKNVVLLAVSAAHGKALGSTSVPLELEKAVAAVVGKDLVLVVNDDGGTAPALARKLSDHLAEAGIHATIGIGGAYTKPNGLRWSYFEARDAASHGLPVNEPERLSLTSLLLASEDVPLADMAHESLNPLRSFDAAHGSELMATLESYLNNNGSVAAVAEELTLHRNTVRYRLAQITELTGYDPAVTADRVQLWLALAVARLSARQGK is encoded by the coding sequence ATGGCCATTTCCCTTGCTGCCCTGGTGGGCGTATCGTCCCTGAAGCTGTCAAAAGCGGGCGTGGCGGAGACTACCTGGAACCAGGACATCAACTGGGTCGCTGTCACCGAACTGGAGGATCCGCAGCGGTTCCTCAACGGCGGGGAGCTGGTCCTCACCACCGGCCTGCGCCTGCGCTCCGCCCCCGAGCAGCGCCGCTTTGTCCGCCAGGTGCAGCGGGCCGGCGCGGTGGGCATCGGATTCGGCGTGGGCCTCTCGCATGAAGCGGTGCCGCCGGCCCTGCTCGCGGAGGCCAACCGGTGGGGCCTGCCCGTGGTGGAAGTGCCGTACGAGACCCCTTTCATCGCCATCACCAAGCTTGTGGCCGACGCGCAGTCCGCGGACCACTACGCCAAGCTGGAACGGCTGATCGCCGGCCATCAGGTCCTGGCGCGGGCACTGCTGACCGGCGGCGGCGTGGCCGAACTGTTGAAGAACCTGGGCGGCATGCTCCGCACGGATGTTGCCCTCACGCAGTTCACGGCGCAGCTGTACAACAGCAGCACCGCCAGCCCGTCAGCGGACACCTGGTCCAGCTATCCCGTCCCCACCGGCCGCCGTGATGCCTGCACGCTGTGGGTGCGCCAGCCGTTCGAGGACACGGGCATCATCGGCTACGCGCAGAACCTGATCAGCGTGGAGTTGAACAACATGGTCAAGCAGCGGCAGGCCCAGCGCGCCCTCTGCGGCCAGGTGCTGGAGGACGTGATCCACGGGGCGCTCGAGACCAGCGAGGCCCAACGCCGCCTGGCCGGCGTGGGCGTAAACAGCACCCGCAAGAATGTGGTGCTGCTGGCCGTGTCGGCCGCCCACGGCAAGGCCCTGGGCAGCACCTCCGTGCCGCTGGAACTGGAGAAGGCGGTTGCCGCCGTGGTGGGCAAGGACCTGGTGCTGGTGGTCAATGACGACGGCGGGACGGCACCGGCGCTGGCACGGAAGCTCAGCGACCACCTCGCCGAGGCCGGGATCCACGCCACGATCGGCATCGGCGGGGCCTATACCAAGCCGAACGGCCTGCGCTGGAGCTACTTCGAGGCCCGGGACGCCGCGAGCCACGGCCTGCCGGTCAACGAACCTGAGCGGCTCAGCCTGACCTCGCTGCTGCTGGCCAGCGAGGATGTGCCGCTGGCGGACATGGCGCACGAGTCCCTGAACCCGCTGCGGTCCTTTGATGCCGCGCACGGTTCGGAGTTGATGGCCACGCTGGAGAGCTACCTGAACAACAACGGCTCGGTGGCCGCGGTGGCGGAGGAACTCACGCTGCACCGCAACACGGTCCGGTACCGGCTGGCCCAGATCACCGAACTCACCGG
- the rarD gene encoding EamA family transporter RarD, which yields MDSVPSPDRTPTATSSPAPSGKGTAAPTGPKPLAKDTTAGMLFGIGAYVLWGLLPLYFFILMPAGAVEIVANRVVWSLLFCALLITVTRAWGALVTALKDRRVFGSLALAAFLIAINWLTYTYGVTTGQAVETSLGYFINPLVSVLLGVLVLKEKLRPLQWTAVGVGFVAVGVLTYSYGKLPWIALTLAFSFGLYGFVKNRVGSRVDAITSLSVETMVLAPLAAVAMVVLAANGSATLTSQGAGHFWLLLASGVITAVPLLFFGASARRLPMTTIGLLQYFAPVLQFLVALLVFREAMTVERWIGFGVVWLALLMLTLDMLRTARRNSVARRAALSWAA from the coding sequence ATGGACAGCGTGCCCTCGCCAGACAGAACCCCCACAGCCACTTCCTCCCCCGCCCCGTCCGGAAAAGGAACAGCGGCGCCCACGGGCCCCAAGCCCCTGGCCAAGGACACGACGGCGGGAATGCTGTTCGGCATCGGCGCGTACGTCTTGTGGGGGCTGCTCCCGCTGTACTTCTTCATCCTGATGCCAGCCGGCGCCGTCGAAATCGTGGCCAACCGCGTGGTGTGGTCGCTCCTGTTCTGCGCCCTCCTGATCACGGTCACCAGGGCCTGGGGCGCGCTGGTGACCGCGCTGAAGGACCGGAGGGTGTTTGGCTCCCTGGCGCTGGCCGCTTTCCTGATCGCCATCAACTGGCTGACCTACACCTACGGCGTGACCACCGGACAGGCGGTGGAAACGTCCCTTGGCTACTTCATCAACCCGCTCGTCTCGGTGCTCCTCGGCGTGCTGGTCCTGAAGGAGAAGCTGCGGCCGCTCCAGTGGACCGCCGTGGGCGTCGGCTTCGTGGCCGTAGGCGTCCTCACCTACTCCTACGGCAAGCTGCCGTGGATCGCCCTGACCCTGGCCTTCAGCTTCGGCCTGTACGGCTTCGTGAAGAACCGGGTGGGATCGCGGGTGGACGCCATCACCAGCCTCAGCGTGGAGACCATGGTGCTGGCCCCGCTGGCCGCCGTGGCCATGGTGGTCCTGGCCGCGAACGGCAGCGCCACACTGACCTCACAGGGCGCCGGGCACTTCTGGCTGCTGCTGGCCTCCGGCGTGATCACCGCCGTCCCGCTGCTCTTCTTCGGCGCTTCCGCGCGGCGGCTGCCCATGACCACCATCGGGCTGCTCCAGTATTTTGCGCCCGTGCTGCAGTTCCTGGTGGCCCTGCTGGTGTTCCGGGAAGCCATGACCGTGGAGCGCTGGATCGGGTTCGGCGTGGTGTGGCTCGCGCTGCTCATGCTGACCCTTGACATGCTCAGGACGGCGCGCAGGAACTCGGTGGCCCGCAGGGCAGCGCTCAGCTGGGCCGCCTGA
- a CDS encoding aminobutyraldehyde dehydrogenase yields the protein MVQTLQNFINGKFVTPAGTTLLDVVNPTNGEVVAHAPVSVQADVDAAMAAAKDAFRTWKHVTPGQRQLMLLKLADAIEANSDELVEAQHRNTGQVRSLIASEEVAAGADQLRFFAGAARILEGKSAGEYFEGHTSYVRREPIGVVAQVAPWNYPFLMAIWKIGPALAAGNTVVLKPSDTTPESTLVLARLAGDIFPAGVLNVVLGTGETGAMMVEHKVPGLVSITGSVRAGIAVASGAAKSLKRAHLELGGKAPAIVFKDADIKKSAAAIAEFAFFNAGQDCTAITRVLVDESVHDDVVAAMVEHTRTLHTGSQNDEDNYFGPLNNVNHFNAVTSVVENLPANCRIETGGHRAGEKGYFFEPTIITGAKQTDDVVQKETFGPVITVQKFSSEEEAVAMANDVDYALASSVWTSNHGTAMRLSRDLDFGAVWINTHILLTAEMPHGGFKQSGYGKDLSMYGVEDYTRIKHVMSALDA from the coding sequence GTGGTCCAAACCTTGCAGAACTTCATCAACGGGAAGTTCGTCACCCCCGCCGGCACCACCCTGCTGGACGTGGTCAACCCCACCAACGGCGAAGTGGTGGCGCACGCCCCCGTCTCCGTGCAGGCGGACGTCGATGCCGCCATGGCGGCTGCCAAGGACGCCTTCAGGACCTGGAAGCATGTCACCCCGGGCCAGCGACAGCTGATGCTGCTCAAGCTCGCCGACGCCATCGAGGCCAACAGCGACGAACTCGTCGAAGCCCAACACCGCAACACCGGCCAGGTCCGCTCGCTGATCGCCTCCGAGGAAGTTGCCGCCGGTGCCGACCAGCTGCGCTTCTTCGCCGGCGCCGCCCGCATCCTTGAAGGCAAGTCCGCGGGTGAATACTTCGAGGGCCACACCTCCTACGTCCGCCGCGAACCCATCGGCGTCGTGGCCCAGGTAGCCCCCTGGAACTACCCGTTCCTGATGGCCATCTGGAAGATTGGTCCCGCGCTCGCGGCCGGCAACACGGTGGTCCTGAAGCCGTCCGACACCACCCCCGAATCCACCCTGGTCCTGGCCCGCCTGGCGGGCGACATCTTCCCTGCCGGCGTCCTGAACGTGGTGCTCGGCACCGGCGAAACCGGCGCCATGATGGTGGAGCACAAGGTCCCCGGCCTGGTGTCCATCACCGGTTCGGTCCGCGCCGGCATCGCTGTTGCCTCCGGTGCCGCCAAGAGCCTCAAGCGCGCGCACCTGGAACTGGGCGGCAAGGCTCCGGCCATCGTGTTCAAGGACGCCGACATCAAGAAGAGCGCCGCGGCCATCGCCGAGTTCGCCTTCTTCAACGCCGGCCAGGACTGCACCGCCATCACCCGCGTGCTGGTGGACGAATCCGTGCACGACGACGTCGTGGCCGCCATGGTGGAGCACACCAGGACCCTGCACACCGGCTCCCAGAACGACGAAGACAACTACTTCGGACCGCTGAACAACGTGAACCACTTCAATGCCGTCACCTCCGTGGTGGAGAACCTGCCGGCCAACTGCCGGATCGAGACCGGCGGCCACCGGGCGGGGGAGAAGGGCTACTTCTTCGAACCCACCATCATCACCGGAGCCAAGCAGACCGACGACGTGGTGCAGAAGGAGACCTTCGGACCGGTCATCACGGTGCAGAAGTTCAGCAGCGAAGAAGAAGCGGTGGCCATGGCCAACGACGTGGACTACGCCCTGGCATCGAGCGTCTGGACCAGCAACCACGGCACCGCCATGCGGCTGAGCCGCGACCTGGACTTCGGCGCCGTCTGGATCAACACCCACATCCTGCTCACCGCCGAAATGCCGCACGGCGGCTTCAAGCAGTCCGGCTACGGCAAGGACCTCTCCATGTACGGCGTGGAGGACTACACGCGCATCAAGCACGTGATGAGTGCCCTTGATGCATAA